The Catharus ustulatus isolate bCatUst1 chromosome 25, bCatUst1.pri.v2, whole genome shotgun sequence genome contains the following window.
GAAAATATGTGTATTCCTGTTCTCCCAAATCATTGAAAGGTTAAAATATTCTTCCCTACAGGAAGCCAAGGCTCCCAGCTAGAGGGATTTCACACTCCTGAAATTCCAAGCAAAGCACAATAAAAAAGACACTTAAGCTGCATTGCAAAAAAGTCCAAATGAAGTGGAAAGTGATACcttttcattaattcatttGTGCAGTTTCTTCCATCTCAGCTGGGACattagcttttaaaatacaaatttcctTGCAACTCTCATCAACTGTGTACGAGCTGAACAGCAGAAGGGGAGAAAGATCTAATTGAATCCATCCAAGAGCATTTCAAACACAAAGAAAGAGAGGCCAAGGAAAGATTTGCTCTCATTTGGAGGCTACAGACCAGCAAGGATCAGGGGCTGGAAGCACAACAGCTGCACCAGGAACTCAGGACACTGAACAGGGAGATGGAGGCTTCAATAAAAGGAGATTAGATCAGGCTTTTCAGACAAGAAAGAGCTGGAACAGTCAGATGCTCACAGAGAGGAAGATGAAGGGAAGCTCTGGCTTTTCATGCTGTCAGATATTCAGGAATGTCACATTCTTTAATTTTTGATGATGCTGCTTTAGATCCCTCCTGCTTTCTGCCCCCTGAGCAGTCTCTGCAGGGATGAaatgctgccctgagctgcccagagctCTTCCCTGGCCCATCCAGGCTGCAGAATATCCAAGCACTGGATAAAAGCAGGGGCTCCAAagcaccaggctgctcagcagcacactCTGACCCTTGGGTTGATTCTGCACTGCCTGTTTAAAACTCTAAGGCAAAACCTCCCTGGTTGTAAAccccctccagggctctccaaATCCCCTGGGTACACTTCATTACAAGTAACCATGGAATATTCCCTCTGGTTTGCTTCATTTAAAGCATCCCTTCCCTTGTTGCAGGTAAATCCCAACAGATTTTGGAAAAAGCCAGCACTGTTTTGATGAGATGCTTATCCTGGCACTCCCTGTACCACCCAacctgctctgcactgccaaGGTGTCTTtgcattttacaaaatatttctctgacaaaaaggttttttccagAAGATAAAATCAGCCATCACAGCAAAAAGCAATGCACAAAGAGGAACTTCAATCTCCTGCCCCTCCATGAAACACCACAAATAAACCCCAGCTGTTCTGAAGATAAAGTTTAAAACACCCTAGAAACCTCATTGAAAACAGAACACTAATTGCTTATGCACAAATCTAATACTTTACAGCTCATTTTGTAAGTCTTTAACACAGGGACACCAacactggggctgcaggaggagaagaaaaacctgaaaagcTTCTGGCAGCACAAACCCACAGAACCAAGACTCCCCCTGGCTTTAGGAGATGAACTGACAGGTTTGAAGCAGATGGACAAAAAGCTTTCCTTggcacctgggcactgccaaaCACAAGCTTAAAACAGGGGTTTCCTTCCTGGAAATTAGTGCAAGTGTTAATTAAGCAGCTTAGCTGAACAGCAGATCCAAAACCAAAGTCAAATTCATGGTTAGGTTTTAGTTCCCAGAGCTCACACAAAATCAGACATTTGAAAAAGGAAGGGCACACAAAGCTCAGGAAACTTCAACATCAGCACAGCTTTGGCTCAGTCATTTGAAGTCTGCAGTATTAATAAAAAGGAAGTTTACTCACCCATTCTGTGAGAAGAATTTCTTGTAGATCCAGAAGGCTGCCAGGAGCATCATAATTACCACAATCACTTTAGgaagaattaaaatgaaaaaaaaaaaagccttagaGTGACAAAGATCATCTCCAGCTCAcaaaaaagcatcaaaaaattttgcaaaaaatagCCTTGGTCTACCCCAGAAAAAACTCCACAATCCAAATTATTTATGGAATGAGCcatgtaaattaaatatttgattctTTACTCAAAACTCTGCAAGATAGCTCAgaaccagtgacagaacagaacccTAGCAGCTCAGAAACACTAAAAATGGAATGACAAAGCCCTAATGTCACTTTTTACAAGTTTATACAAATCTGGGTAACAAAAACAGGGACAGAGGAGGGACTGAGCACTCCTGTGCACTGGcagaaaacccccagaaaaccCAAACTCTGAAATTTATCCAAGTGGTCAAGTTGCTGCAAAATGCTTTAGAAATGTGACCTCACATTTCACACTAAATTCAGCTGGAACAgctaaaaaatcttttttcgAATCATGCAGCTTTAACCAAAATTCCAAAACCACCCTGCTGCAGTCCCACAGAATCAAAAATGGATTTtcacataaaaaatataatttgtatcatatatttttttaaggttttagaAAACACTTACCACAAATGATGGCTATAATATATCCACCTAAAAACAGAAGGAATCAGTATCACAAGAGGAACACAGGTGCTTCTTACTCAAacattattataaaaatattcacagagCTATTTCAAGCACTTCTATCAACACAATCTTTGAAGCTAACtgaatgaaataatatttacttAACTTAGAATAGGGATATTTTAAGCAATTTTATCAAACCCTATTTGTCACATTAAAACCAAGAAGGAAGCTGCATTAAATCCTTTCTCCTGAACATAAAACATTGTGTCAGGGATGGGTTTTTGCAGTCCACACTTACTGAGCTGGCAGGTTGGCACTCCAGGCATCCACTGGTTGTTCCCAACGTACTGGATCTGAGACTGCCCATGCAAGGTGTACCCTGAGTAACACTCAATGGTAATTAAATCCCCCACAGTGTAGGAAGGTTTTTGTCCATCTGTCACTCTCCCATGACTTATGACTGGTGTGGAACCAGAACCTTCAGActcacctggaaaaaaaaataataaaaaatttattactattattattatttattttatttaaaacctgTCAGTGTGCTGCTGATTTTAGGAATTTTACTCACAGGCACAGTGCTGTAGAGCACCCCAGGAACCCTGTCCCTGACAGGTCACTGTCATctctgcagagccaccagggaaggagcagccagcaTTGCACCTGAGCACCACAGACTCTCCTTTTTCATAGGAAGGTTTGCCTGGGACCAGGACCCCATTGGGGATCTTCGGGGGAGGACACACATCTGCAGTAACTGACACAGGAATTTAAAACAAGTTTAGTGAGAATGAAGTTTACAACTCTGTAACTCATTCCACAAATTTGAGTTGCCTTCATGTAAGAAAAACAGCTCAGAAGTTTAACTTTACCCCAGTTTTAATTACAAATATTCCCTTTAGGAAACTTAAACATCACTGTAGGTATTCATTAAGATAATACAATCCTGTGATGTGGCAGCTCAGAAATCCAGACTGGTTCATTATTTCTCTGAgctctaaaataatttccagaaagtaggagctgaagaactgctttaaaaacacacacaaagatTTCAACTACTCCAGAAGGATGCTACAGCTTTCCTCACTGTGCACACTCCTCATTCTCTGTAtcaagtattttttcctgtattccACAACATTCCACACCTTTTCTCCAGCCTCCACCCATGAAATCAGCAGAACACCACGATGCTCTATTTTAGCTAAAACACCTTCACACAcaagagaaaagggaatttcagaGAAAGTCTTACTTTTCTGACAAGTAGGTTTTGGAGGAACCCAGTCGTTATTTTCTCCACAGGTAATTACCTCTGCTCCAACCAGGAAATAGCCTGGAACACACTCAAACACAACTGAGTTCCCATAAGTGTAGGAACCTCCAAATCCTGATGTTTTCCTCCCATTCTCAACTCTGGGGTCTTCACATTTGACCACTGCAAGAAGCAAAGATTTGGTTAACATAAACATTTGttaacaaacagaaacaaagcttGGAAACATTTGTTAAATATTTGttaacaaacagaaacaaagcttGGAAACATTCgttaacagaaatatttgttaacaaacagaaacaaagcttGGAAACATTTGTTAACATAAACATTTGttaacaaacagaaacaaagcttGGAAACATTtgttaacagaaatatttgttaacaaacagaaacaaagcttGGAAACATTTGTTAACACAAATACTTGttaacaaacagaaacaaagcttGGAAACATTTGTTAAATATTTGttaacaaacagaaacaaagcttGGAAACATTTGTTAACATAAATATTTGttaacaaacagaaacaaagcttGGAAACGTTGTTAAACGTTGCACCAAACGCAACAACTTTTCCCTAGGTGTGAATTTCCCCGAGTTTATTTGGAGAAACTTTGTAAAAGCACTTCCATAGTGGCTGTGTTTTTAGGAAAGGGATTCTTCCTCAGCTTTTTACAATTCCTAATCCAGCCCCCACATCCTTGCTCTTCCGCAGGATTTGTGGTCTCCCAGTTCCTTCACTTTGGCTTTGTCACTTCCAACAAGACACTCACACAggtatttttcaagttttaactTCAATTTTAGTCAATATTCTGTGCCATAATCCATCAATATCCACCATGCTGACGTGACCCCCACTGGAACTGCACCAAACTTTGTTACCAGAGcatttgctcctttttttcctagagCAAAGCCCAAAAAAAGCACCAGACATTGcagcaaagaataaaaaatcccaacaaccTCGACATTCTGGAGGTGGGCCACTCCAGACTCCGTTTGAGTGTGCATCAGCTGTGCAGGAAATGGTGGCTGTGCCAATGAGGGAGAAGGGATCAgagcccttggggacactgtggcACCTGTAGGTCACTGAGCTCCCGTACACGTAGCCGTCGCTCTCCTCGTACTCCCCATTGGCTATTGTGGGAGGTGGCTCACAAGGAATCTCTGGAAATGAAGCCCAAAAATTGGTCAGATTGGTTTTTCTGTGCTAGCTGGTTCACTCAAAGAGCAAGCTTGATTTTCAAATCATTTCATTGAAAACCTGACTCGAGGTCATGCTACAGAATCTCCACTCCAACAAGAAGTTATTTTAATATGAGATAATTaccacaaaaacatttttcagtggTCATGCCTCAGGCACAACCCAagaagttaagaaaaaaatcatccctGTTTTCCCATCATTTTTTATACTGGAAAGTTGGTGGCACAGCTGTTTGGAAATGAAATATCCCTCTctcaaacacacaaaacaaatatGAAATCAAACACAGCAGTAATTAAATTTACTCACTTTCACAGTAAGGCAGAAGTCCACTCCAGCCAACACCTGCACCCTTGATAATACAGGTAATCTCTTCATTACCCCGTATTCTGTATCTAGACAGGTAAAAAGTTGGAAGAAGTGAAACTTAAATTTCTTGTTTCTCCAACAAGCACCAAAAAATTGGTTCTTACAGTTAATTCTGTTCTGTTATTATGGGGACAAAACACACCAAGGTTTTGTTGCAAGGTGAACAGAATCCTGTTTATTCTGCTGACAGTCTcactttgaaagcaaaacagaagcaaaagagACATCACTAAGGAACTGTGGGAGTCTCACCATTTTCAGAAATACTCTCTAATATTAAAGTCCTAAAATTACTAATACtcaaggaaaaggagaaaaaaactccTTGGTGTTTTTGACTTAATTATTCAATAATGAAGGATGATGAATATATATTTACTCCCCATGCCATAGGAGCATTAAAGGAAGTCACTAGAGATAACACTCCAGTTCTGCAGTATCTCACTAAAAAGCTTAGGGTTGATGCAAAGAGTAATTAAATCAGGAAATCTAATTAAATTGAGCTGCAATTTCACTTGCTATGGGTAGAATTCAGATTTCAGGTCAGAACTGGAATAGAAAACTTGGGTTTGGTTCAAATCGGgcataaacataaaaaaaaaaagaaaaaggattcaTTAACTTCAGCAAAACACTTACCCTGGATTACAAGAAAACGTCAACTTTGAACCAAATGTAAGATCTGTTACATCAAAATAACCATTTTCCAAGTCTCCTGGGTACACACATTTTCTtgctggggaaaggggagaaaaaaaaaaagaaaataaaaatctacatttttgtAGTTATATACAAGACAAAATCTTTGGCACTTGTGGCTCTTACCCACACCAGTGTTTTCCaagttttgtttaaaaccaaacccaaatcccagctggaagaAGGGGTACAAAAAAATTACCTGTACACAACGGGCCTGTGGGTGACCACTGCAAGTCCTCACCACATGTCAAGGTCAGTGACTTCTCTGGCACCCTGGTGTATCCTGgcctgcagctgaaggagatTTTGGTCCCAGGTGGAAAATTCGTGATGTCCCTGGAGCTCGGGTCGAGCTCTGCGTACTGCAGCCGCTCCGGCCGGGGACACTCAtctgggagaggaaggagaaaaaaactacAGAGCCTTAGCAACAGGAGAAACACACTGAGGTGTAACAGCACAGGAGACACAATAATTCAAGAGCTCTTAAGGATATGTTTAagaattttcctattttttcagTTTAGGTTTTaactgtgtccagctctgcatGTGTATAGGGCACGTTAGTCGTTGTTTCCTCAAGTCATTCTAAGCACACAACTCACTTCCTTCCCGATCTTAGTTTTGatctgtttgcctttttttgtatttaaacaaCACGTCTTAAGTCACCGCACACCCATTTCGTTTGttctatgaaaaacaaaaaaagccgGCCCCACTCACGGAGCTCCCTGTCCTTTCTTGATAAAGGAAAGCGGGGCTCAGTGCTCAGGAGTTTGGAACCAGGTTGGACAGAGGTTCCAGCAGCAGGTCCGGCagcggggacaccccggggGGCTCTGAGCTCCTCCCGAGCCCGGCAGAGCCGGGGTTGGCGATTCAAACCCGCCCGGCAGGGCCAGCACCGCCCTGGAGCcttttcctgcctgcctgccctgcccgggGCCACAGCACGGCGGGGAGAGGGGCACACCCCGGtaatccccatccccatcccaatcccaatccctgaTCCTGAACCTGAAACTGATCctgatccccatcccaatcccgaTTCccgatcctgatcctgatcctgaacCTGAAACTGATCctgatccccatcccaatcccgattcctgatcctgatcctgaacCTGAAACTGATCctgatccccatcccaatcccgaTTCCTGATCCTGAACCTGAAACTGATCctgatccccatcccaatcccgattcctgatcctgatccccatctcaatcccaatccctgatcctgatccccaTTCCGATCCCTGATCTTGATCCCAATCCCGATTCCTGGTCCTGatccccatccccaatccccgatccctgatcctgatcccgaTCCCACATCCTCGATCCCCATCCACATCACGATCCTGATACCGACGCCCATCCCAATCCCGattccccatcctcatccccatcccaatgCCAATTCctgatccccatccccatccccgaTCCCCATTCGcatcccaatccccatcccaatcccgattcctgatccccatcccaatcccgattccccatccccaatcccGACTCCTGATCCTGACCCCCATCCCcgatccccatccccatcccgatccccatccccatccccatgccCCCATCCGCATCCCGATCCTGATCCCGACCCCCATCCCAATCCCGATTCCCGattccccatcccaatcccgactcctgatccccatccccaatcccgactcctgatcctgatccccatccccatcccgatTCCTGATGctgatccccatccccatccccatccccatccctcctcccgCCCGCTGCCCCGCAGGGGCCCCGCTCCGAGCGCCCTTTCCCCCCCAGCACCGCCTGCCTGGAGCCGCCAACAGCGAGCGGCCGCTGCTCACCCGGAGCCTGGGCTCCACcgagctgccacagcagcagcgcGGGCAGCAGCACGGACACCGACAGCAGCACCGGTACCGACAGCGGCACCGGCAGCGGGAGCGGAGCCGGCACCGGGCGCTGTCCCAtggccgcggcggggccgctccgctccgctccgctccgctcgcTCCCGGCGGCGGCGCAGACGCAGCGCGGGGCCCGGTGCGCATGCGCGGCACGCCCGGCCCGCACCGCCCTCAGCGCGGCTCCGCCATGGCCGGGCCCGCCCGCAGGCCggggggacactcggggacactGTGGGAACACTTTGGGAACACTTAGGGACACTTAGGGACACTTAGGGACACTTAGAGTGCACTCGCGGATTGGTCACCCCGGCAGTGCCGCTGTTCCCGGGCCGCAGGTGTCTCACACGGCACCGCAGGGTTAGTTCTGTTTTTCCGGGCCGTTGTGTTGTGAtaatttccacagaaatgaCGCAATCCCTGCGCTCATTCAACGCATGCTCATGGCAGGCTGTGGTTTGACCCcaaaatgtggtttttaaaaggaaaatatcgGTGTTCGGCTGAAGAATACTCGCGGGTATTTTGCCAAGTGCTACCTCAGCACCTTGATTTATTCATCCTTAAAGCTAGTTCACTGGGAGATGCTCTTGGCTaagggatgctcctgcctgccccactCATCCTTTTTTATGGATTAGGATTGAAATGATACAAAAATCTTCCACCAAAGAACGCCCTGATTTAGAATAATCTTGACGTGCTCCAAATTTTGCGACAGCCTCAGTGCATTACAGCACTGAAGAGATGAACCCTTTCCTGGGGAGGtcaaggaaagaggaaaaaatcaaagtttATTTCGTTTATTCAGTGCCAGCTTTAGTTCGTTTCGCTCATTTAGTTCATTTAGTTCATTTAGTTCATTTGCCAGCTCAGGATGGACACCCCTGTGCAAGGAGTTAAATCCCATGTGTGGTGGAGCAGCATTAAAATAGAACagccaaaaaaataataattaaaaaaaacccaaccaaaaaaaccccaggaaagaCTTAGAGTTCTAAAAGAAGACACAGAATTGTCATCATCAGCTTTTATTATGTTAAGCATTGGTAGAGGAACACTGCACATAAGCGTTGctggaaggaaataaagatgTAAATACGGCTGTAATTAAGATATTAATTAACACATGGTTACTCCCACCCTTGCACAGGTATATTTTGGTGGGCAGTGAGACAGGGAATGACCAGTGCATTATTGATTGTTTGTCCCTACCAAAACTTGGGGTTATCCAGTTTTTTCGGGGAGATAAAGGAAATATTCTTCATCGGGAGCAGCGCACAGAATTCCTCTGAGACAGCACCCACACCGTGTGCAGTCTGAGATCCTTCCAGAACTACTGAGAGCAGAAGAGCGTTACAGATTGACAgtaaaatgtcctttttttacAGAATTCCAGTCTCCACGTGAGCAGCACCTCCTCGCTGCGGGTGCCCggtctgcagcagcagggatgccCAGCCTAGGAAGGAGATGATATCCTGCTGTTGAAATTGGAGCTTCCTGCTTTTGTACTGATGGGCAGAGATTCCAGCACCAcccggggagggaggagggagggtcTGGGAAATGCTTCGTTTCAAAGAAATCACCCAAAACAGCCCTAAATTGTTTATGTGTCCCACTTTGTAGGGAGGTGCTGCTAACAGTGAAAATTCACTGTTGGCTGCAGGAGATCCACCATAGAAAGTAGATTCACTTGTAAGTAAAAATACCATTATAGCAAGtgtaaaagcaataaaaaatcccagaaaccAAGTTCAGTGTCCTTTTCTGACTCTACTACGACTGAGgcagttttttctttatttgtacaAATTAAAACCAGCTTTAAGTCAGAATCAAGGACTGGTCTGGAGGTCTGAGCTGTACACACCGACCATCCAGATGGtgaaaaaggaaagacagaCTTTGATGTGgtatcagaaagaaaaatgggaggGTTTAAAACCCCAATATGTTTAAAACAtcttcagcaaaataaaatattctatcAGAAGATGAATAGAAAGAATGATTGTATTAAGAGAATAGTCGTTCAAGGAGACAATGCAGTCAGCAATAAACAATCAACAGTTTGGTTACATCAGCCCTAACTGCTATTTTGTGCTAGAATATAAACCCATACCTCCTATGGCAGACACGAGCCTTTGTGTTCAGTTGCTGGGGTCAGGGGGGTTCTGTAATTATAGTTTTCATATGTATGATAATAGCTatatgaaaaagaagaaaacagtgaaTTGCCTTGTAAAAGAACACTTGGTTTGGTTGCCTTTAAGAACAAACAACACAACCACACCATGGATTCCAGGTTGTATCACTGGCAGGTGGAAGGTATAAAATTACCAGCGCTGAGGCAAATATTTCAAGTGTTATCAAGAGTGTAAAGCTTGGGACTTGGCACCAAGGGGCAGGAACAAAAGCCAGAGCTGCCTTACCCTTCCTTCtgtttggaaattattttccagacaacaccagctcccaggagcagcagaacgGCAGCAGCTGCAACTCCTGAGGGAGAAGAGCACGAGTTATTCTCACTGGGTGTTGTAAAATCACCAAACTCACAACAGGGTGTATCTGCCAAGGGAGGCTGTGCCACTCAGGCCACTGGGTTGGGGACAAAAATGTTTGTAAGCTGCTTACCTAGGCCTACTGACCCGGACCTGGGGGACACTGCAgagaatggggggaaaaaaaggaaaatcagcaaACTGTTCTACCAAAATCCAGCATTTCTCAACTGCCTTTgatcccctgccatggacaggacaCCTTCCCCAatccaaggctgctccaagccctgtccaacctggccttggcaCTTCTGAGttctggggcagccacagctttccCATACCAGTGTCTCACCAACCCCAGATTTCTCACAACCACACCCTTGTATGCTTCCTCTTCGTAACCACACAGATATTTGCATGTTCAAAACGCATTTGtgcttgggtttgttctttgtttgtttgcattccACTCACTGAGTTTACAGGCTGGCACGGGAGGGTCCCAGCTGAAATCCTCTTGGCACTGGGTGTGCCTGGTGCCTTCCAGCGTGTAACCATCGTCACACTCTAGGGTGATGTTAGTCCCAGGGCGGTAACTATTGCCTTTAATGGCCTTTTTAACACCTTGGACATCCGGGAATTCACATCGGATCTCTGAAATTGGAGCAGTGTAAAGAGGGAACACAAAACCTGAGAAACACGACTATGGGTTGTTCAGGACGTTGCTCTTGAATTCCTCCCAAGTGTAACCAGGAAATAATTCTCATTCCGCAGGATAATTCCTTTCTGTGTTCTGCAGAACTGGGGCAGTCTCACCTGGGATTCCAAGGAATCAGGCTCACCTTTGCACTGCGGGAGGGGCCGGCTCCAGGTCCCTGAGCCCGTGCAGTTGATGACAGCAGTGCCAAGCAGGGAATAACCAGGATTGCAGCTGTACCACACCTCTGCTCCGGATGGAAAGGTGCCCGAGGTGTTGCCTCTCACCTTCCCATTGGGGATGTTTGGAGGCTGCAGACATTTCACAGCtggaaaggcagggagagaaaCAGCAGGATGCTGGAGGGTTCCAAGGAGTGACCGAGGTGCTGTCCTTCCCAGCCTCGACTGTCCCTTGGAATTTCTTCAGCTCAACAGCCCAGACCCCTGCAACTCCAGCTGGCTTCAGAAAGGCTAAAACCATGAGCTGGTTCTTACACACACTCTGTACCAAGATTAAACCTTCTACAAAGCTTCCCCTAAGGCAAGACTTGTTAAATGTCCTTTGTTCTTCGCAAAACACACCTTGGCAGACGGGAGGGGGATGGCTCCAGGCTCCAGATGCTGTGCAATAAATGGatgctgtccccaggagagaGAAACCAGGCTCAC
Protein-coding sequences here:
- the LOC117007093 gene encoding membrane cofactor protein-like isoform X1, translating into MGQRPVPAPLPLPVPLSVPVLLSVSVLLPALLLWQLGGAQAPDECPRPERLQYAELDPSSRDITNFPPGTKISFSCRPGYTRVPEKSLTLTCGEDLQWSPTGPLCTARKCVYPGDLENGYFDVTDLTFGSKLTFSCNPGYRIRGNEEITCIIKGAGVGWSGLLPYCEKIPCEPPPTIANGEYEESDGYVYGSSVTYRCHSVPKGSDPFSLIGTATISCTADAHSNGVWSGPPPECRVVKCEDPRVENGRKTSGFGGSYTYGNSVVFECVPGYFLVGAEVITCGENNDWVPPKPTCQKITADVCPPPKIPNGVLVPGKPSYEKGESVVLRCNAGCSFPGGSAEMTVTCQGQGSWGALQHCACESEGSGSTPVISHGRVTDGQKPSYTVGDLITIECYSGYTLHGQSQIQYVGNNQWMPGVPTCQLSGYIIAIICVIVVIMMLLAAFWIYKKFFSQNGSYTVDESCKEICILKANVPAEMEETAQMN
- the LOC117007093 gene encoding membrane cofactor protein-like isoform X2; amino-acid sequence: MGQRPVPAPLPLPVPLSVPVLLSVSVLLPALLLWQLGGAQAPDECPRPERLQYAELDPSSRDITNFPPGTKISFSCRPGYTRVPEKSLTLTCGEDLQWSPTGPLCTARKCVYPGDLENGYFDVTDLTFGSKLTFSCNPGYRIRGNEEITCIIKGAGVGWSGLLPYCEKIPCEPPPTIANGEYEESDGYVYGSSVTYRCHSVPKGSDPFSLIGTATISCTADAHSNGVWSGPPPECRVVKCEDPRVENGRKTSGFGGSYTYGNSVVFECVPGYFLVGAEVITCGENNDWVPPKPTCQKITADVCPPPKIPNGVLVPGKPSYEKGESVVLRCNAGCSFPGGSAEMTVTCQGQGSWGALQHCACESEGSGSTPVISHGRVTDGQKPSYTVGDLITIECYSGYTLHGQSQIQYVGNNQWMPGVPTCQLSGYIIAIICVIVVIMMLLAAFWIYKKFFSQNGSTPYSTERNQQQNSSASQM
- the LOC117007093 gene encoding membrane cofactor protein-like isoform X3, with protein sequence MGQRPVPAPLPLPVPLSVPVLLSVSVLLPALLLWQLGGAQAPDECPRPERLQYAELDPSSRDITNFPPGTKISFSCRPGYTRVPEKSLTLTCGEDLQWSPTGPLCTARKCVYPGDLENGYFDVTDLTFGSKLTFSCNPGYRIRGNEEITCIIKGAGVGWSGLLPYCEKIPCEPPPTIANGEYEESDGYVYGSSVTYRCHSVPKGSDPFSLIGTATISCTADAHSNGVWSGPPPECRVVKCEDPRVENGRKTSGFGGSYTYGNSVVFECVPGYFLVGAEVITCGENNDWVPPKPTCQKITADVCPPPKIPNGVLVPGKPSYEKGESVVLRCNAGCSFPGGSAEMTVTCQGQGSWGALQHCACESEGSGSTPVISHGRVTDGQKPSYTVGDLITIECYSGYTLHGQSQIQYVGNNQWMPGVPTCQLSGYIIAIICVIVVIMMLLAAFWIYKKFFSQNGKRDSTPSSAEYRMYKA